Proteins encoded in a region of the Deinococcus sp. Leaf326 genome:
- a CDS encoding type II toxin-antitoxin system HigB family toxin: MNVLTLSALLAFWSEHPDAELPLRAWYKHVRAADYTSFAEVKADFGSADWVAGFIVFDIGGNKYRLIVWPNFAGKRLYVEHVLTHKQYDDWRP, encoded by the coding sequence ATGAACGTGTTGACCCTCAGTGCCCTGTTGGCATTCTGGTCCGAACATCCCGACGCCGAACTGCCTCTGCGTGCCTGGTACAAGCACGTCCGCGCGGCTGACTACACCTCCTTTGCAGAGGTCAAGGCTGACTTCGGAAGCGCCGACTGGGTCGCCGGGTTCATCGTCTTCGACATCGGCGGCAACAAGTACCGCCTGATCGTGTGGCCCAACTTCGCCGGCAAACGGCTGTATGTCGAGCACGTCCTGACCCATAAGCAGTACGACGACTGGAGACCCTGA